From Deltaproteobacteria bacterium, a single genomic window includes:
- a CDS encoding nitrogenase molybdenum-iron protein subunit beta, translating into GKVPDGKHVIYANTPSYVGSHVTGFSNMVKGMVKGFAIATGKKNGRVNIIPGWVEPSDMEEVKRLAGLMGLNIILFPDTSGVLNAGLTGEYKMFPDGGTPVADLVASGDAIGTLALGEWCSADAARWLDSKCKVPCTVLDMPFGLKATDRFIDTLRTVAGVSVPDTIAFERGQLVDLISDMHQYFYGKKVALVGDPDQLISMTEFLVSLDMKPIHIVTGTSGSKFEKRIDEITSAGGYKANVRAGGDMFLLHQWIKNEPVDLIIGNTYCKYIARDEDIPFLRWGFPILDRVGHQYFPTAGYKGGLALLTKILDLILSRRDRDDPEETFELVF; encoded by the coding sequence GGCAAGGTGCCGGACGGCAAGCACGTCATCTACGCCAACACGCCGAGCTATGTCGGCTCGCACGTCACCGGCTTTTCGAACATGGTCAAGGGCATGGTGAAGGGCTTCGCGATCGCGACCGGCAAGAAGAACGGCCGCGTCAACATCATCCCCGGCTGGGTCGAACCCTCGGACATGGAAGAAGTGAAGCGCCTGGCCGGGCTCATGGGTCTGAACATCATCCTTTTTCCGGACACCTCCGGCGTGTTGAACGCCGGTCTGACCGGCGAGTACAAAATGTTCCCGGACGGCGGCACGCCTGTCGCGGACCTCGTGGCCAGCGGCGACGCCATCGGCACCCTGGCCCTGGGCGAATGGTGTTCGGCCGACGCGGCGCGCTGGCTGGACAGCAAATGCAAGGTGCCGTGCACGGTCCTGGACATGCCCTTTGGCCTCAAGGCCACGGACCGCTTCATCGACACCCTGCGCACGGTCGCGGGCGTGAGCGTGCCGGACACCATCGCCTTTGAGCGCGGTCAGCTGGTGGATCTCATTTCCGACATGCATCAGTATTTTTACGGCAAGAAAGTGGCCCTGGTCGGCGACCCGGATCAGCTCATCTCCATGACCGAGTTCCTGGTTTCCCTGGACATGAAGCCCATCCACATCGTCACCGGCACCTCGGGCTCCAAGTTCGAAAAACGTATCGACGAGATCACAAGCGCCGGGGGCTACAAGGCCAACGTCCGCGCGGGCGGGGACATGTTTTTGCTGCACCAGTGGATCAAGAACGAACCCGTGGATCTGATCATCGGCAACACCTACTGCAAGTACATTGCCCGCGACGAGGACATCCCGTTCCTGCGCTGGGGGTTCCCCATCCTGGACCGGGTCGGACACCAGTACTTCCCGACGGCGGGCTACAAGGGCGGGCTGGCGCTGTTGACCAAAATTCTGGATCTGATTTTGTCCCGCCGGGACCGTGACGATCCGGAGGAGACGTTTGAACTCGTATTCTAA
- a CDS encoding (2Fe-2S) ferredoxin domain-containing protein — translation MAIPEKQILVCQSFRVGGDPKGVCFKQTDGFLQYLEEEILARGLDILVTATGCMKLCEKGPIMVVQPDNWWFGGVNSEEAIDAILDGIEAGEPSPAYQLK, via the coding sequence ATGGCAATTCCGGAAAAACAGATTCTCGTCTGCCAGAGTTTTCGGGTCGGCGGCGATCCCAAGGGTGTCTGTTTCAAGCAGACCGACGGTTTTTTGCAGTACCTTGAAGAGGAAATCCTGGCTCGTGGCCTGGATATCCTGGTCACGGCCACGGGGTGCATGAAGCTGTGCGAAAAAGGCCCGATCATGGTTGTCCAGCCCGACAACTGGTGGTTCGGGGGCGTGAACAGTGAAGAGGCCATTGACGCCATCCTGGATGGCATCGAAGCGGGCGAGCCCAGCCCCGCGTATCAATTGAAGTAA